In Saccharomyces eubayanus strain FM1318 chromosome XIII, whole genome shotgun sequence, one DNA window encodes the following:
- the HSH155 gene encoding U2 snRNP complex subunit HSH155: MSHPVQFVKASNTDGSHRLGGQYSIPQDLRENLQEEATRTSEKEKDVLQEKMETKTVHNREDEYHRKRFDLRLGPGPDTKEITSKEDTQNAVVPRKRKSRWDVKGYEPPEESQKTFSENSDNVLVDIEGVKDLMFFKPSDHKYFAEIVSKKPIDELSKDEKKERSFLMLLLKIKNGNTASRRTSMRLLTEKAVTFGPQIIFDRLLPILLDRSLEDQERHLMIKAIDRVLYKLGDLTRPYAHKILVVTAPLLIDEDPIVRSTGQEIITNLSMVTGLTTMLTVIRPDIENEDEYIRNTAARAMAVVAKALGVNQLLPFINAACHSRKSWRARHTGIKIVQQIGLILGIGVLNHLAGLISCIKDGLVDDHVPVRIVTANTLSTLAENAYPYGIEAFNIALEPLWKGIRSHRGKVLSSFLKAVGSMIPLMDPEYAGYYTTEAMRIIKREFDTPDDDMKKTILLVLQKCSRVESITSNFLREEIAPEFFQKFWIRRVALDKPLNKVVTYTTVVLAEKLGCSYAIDKLLKPLRDEAEPFRTMGVHAVTKIVNLLGTADLDERLETRLIDALLIAFQEQTNNDSTIFKGFGAVTLSLDIRMKPFLAPIISTILNHLKHKTPLIRQHAADLCAILIPVIKNCHEFEMLNKLNIILYESLGEVYPEVLGSIINAMRCISSVMVIDNLQPPVNQILPTLTPILRNKHRKVEVNTIKFVGLIAKLAPTHAPPKEWMRICFELLELLKSTNKEIRRSANATFGFIAEAIGPQDVLVALLNNLKVQERQLRVCTAVAIGIVAEVCGPYNVLPVIMNEYTTPETNVQNGVLKAMSFMFEYIGDMSKDYIYFITPLLEDALTDRDLVHRQTASNVVSHLALNCAGTGHEDAFIHLLNILIPNIFETSPHAILRILEGLEALSQAVGPGMFMNYIWAGLFHPAKTVRKPFWRVYNNLYVMYQDSMVPFYPVTRDNNEQYVEELDLIL, from the coding sequence ATGAGTCATCCTGTGCAGTTTGTTAAGGCTAGTAATACTGATGGTAGCCACCGGTTGGGTGGTCAATATTCCATTCCTCAAGATTTGAGAGAAAACCTCCAGGAAGAAGCCACACGTACTAGTGAAAAGGAGAAGGATGTgttacaagaaaagatggaAACCAAGACAGTGCACAATAGAGAGGATGAGTACCACAGAAAAAGATTCGATTTGAGGCTTGGACCTGGTCCAGacacaaaagaaattaccTCCAAGGAAGATACTCAAAACGCTGTGGTtccaaggaaaagaaaatctcGATGGGATGTAAAAGGTTACGAACCACCTGAAGAATCTCAGAAAACATTTAGCGAAAATTCCGACAACGTCTTAGTTGATATAGAAGGAGTTAAAGATTTAATGTTTTTCAAGCCTTCTGACCATAAATATTTTGCTGAAATTGTATCCAAAAAACCTATAGACGAATTGAGCAAGGacgagaagaaagaaagatcaTTCTTGATGCTACTTCTGAAAATTAAGAATGGTAACACGGCAAGCAGAAGGACCTCAATGAGACTTTTAACTGAAAAAGCAGTTACGTTTGGTCCACAAATAATATTTGATCGACTATTGCCCATATTACTGGACAGGTCCTTGGAAGATCAAGAAAGACATCTAATGATCAAGGCCATAGATCGTGTTCTTTACAAACTGGGTGACCTAACAAGGCCTTATGCGCATAAAATATTAGTAGTGACGGCCCCATTGCTGATTGACGAAGATCCAATAGTTCGTTCCACTGGTCAAGAAATCATTACCAATTTGTCCATGGTTACTGGCTTAACAACCATGCTCACGGTGATAAGACCTGATATCGAGAATGAAGATGAATATATTAGAAATACAGCTGCTAGGGCAATGGCTGTAGTGGCAAAAGCCCTCGGTGTTAATCAATTGCTTCCCTTCATTAACGCAGCATGCCATTCGCGGAAATCGTGGAGAGCAAGGCATACAGGTATAAAAATTGTTCAACAAATAGGTTTAATCTTGGGAATAGGTGTACTAAACCACCTTGCTGGTCTTATAAGTTGTATCAAGGACGGCTTAGTAGACGACCATGTTCCAGTACGAATCGTTACAGCGAATACTTTATCTACGCTGGCCGAAAACGCATATCCGTACGGTATTGAGGCGTTCAACATTGCGCTGGAGCCACTGTGGAAGGGTATAAGAAGTCATCGTGGTAAAGTCttatcttcctttttaaaAGCCGTTGGCTCTATGATTCCATTAATGGATCCAGAGTATGCTGGCTATTATACTACAGAAGCAATGAGGATAATTAAACGCGAGTTCGACACACCTGATGACgacatgaaaaaaactatcCTTTTAGTGTTACAAAAATGTAGTCGAGTTGAATCTATAACGTCAAACTTTTTACGGGAGGAAATTGCACCagaatttttccaaaaattttggatCAGACGTGTGGCCCTAGACAAGCCATTAAACAAAGTCGTTACATACACGACAGTAGTGTTAGCAGAAAAGCTAGGCTGCTCGTATGCCATTGATAAATTATTAAAACCATTGAGGGATGAAGCTGAACCATTCAGAACAATGGGAGTTCATGCGGTTACAAAGATAGTGAATTTATTGGGGACAGCAGATTTAGATGAAAGGTTAGAAACGCGACTTATTGATGCACTCTTGATAGCATTTCAGGAGCAGACGAATAACGACTCTACAATTTTCAAAGGGTTTGGGGCAGTTACTTTATCGCTTGACATTCGTATGAAACCTTTTCTGGCACCTATTATAAGCACAATTTTGAACCACTTAAAGCACAAAACTCCTTTGATCCGTCAGCATGCAGCTGATCTGTGTGCGATATTGATACCGGTCATCAAAAACTGTCACGAATTTGAAATGTTGAATAAATTGAATATAATACTGTATGAATCTTTAGGCGAAGTATACCCAGAAGTTCTAGGTTCAATCATCAACGCAATGCGCTGTATTTCGAGTGTTATGGTTATAGATAATCTACAACCTCCAGTTAACCAGATTTTACCTACTTTAACCCCAATCTTGAGAAATAAGCACAGAAAAGTTGAGGTAAACACTATCAAATTCGTCGGACTTATTGCCAAGTTAGCACCAACCCATGCTCCTCCCAAAGAATGGATGAGAATATGTTTTGAGCTATTAGAACTATTAAAAAGTACAAACAAGGAAATAAGAAGATCAGCAAATGCAACATTTGGCTTTATTGCAGAGGCCATCGGACCACAAGATGTTCTTGTAGCTTTATTAAACAATTTGAAAGTTCAAGAACGTCAATTACGTGTATGTACAGCTGTTGCCATTGGTATTGTAGCTGAAGTATGTGGTCCCTATAATGTTTTGCCGGTAATTATGAATGAATACACAACGCCAGAGACGAATGTTCAAAATGGTGTCCTTAAAGCTATGTCGTTTATGTTCGAATATATTGGTGACATGTCCAAGGATTACATATACTTCATTACGCCGTTGTTGGAAGACGCGCTCACTGATAGAGATTTAGTCCACCGTCAGACAGCCTCGAATGTCGTAAGTCATTTGGCTCTGAACTGTGCAGGTACTGGACACGAGGATGCCTTTATTCACCTACTAAATATTCTAATCCCCAATATTTTTGAGACTTCACCGCATGCTATTTTGCGTATTTTAGAGGGGTTGGAAGCATTGAGTCAAGCGGTTGGTCCTGGTATGTTCATGAACTACATATGGGCGGGGTTATTTCATCCAGCAAAGACCGTAAGGAAGCCATTCTGGAGAGTATACAATAACTTATATGTAATGTATCAGGACTCCATGGTACCTTTTTATCCTGTTACGCGGGACAACAATGAACAGTATGTAGAAGAGCTAGACTTAATTTTATAA